The DNA region CCACGCCATCTTGGACCTCCTGGGCGAAATGGTGAGGAGCGAGGAGGAGGCCCGCGCTTTCCAGAAGGGGATCCTGGAGCTCATCCGGGCGGTGGCCGGGCGCCCCTGGCCCAAGTACGTGTCCTTAAAGCTTACCCAGCTTGGGCTGGACCTTTCCGAGGCCCTGGCCCTGGAGCTTCTTCGGGGAATCCTCGAGGAGGCGGAGCCCAAGGGAGTCTTCATCCGCATCGACATGGAGGACTCCCCCCGGGTGGAGGCCACCTTGCGCCTCTACAAGGCCTTGCGGGAGGAGGGCTTCAGCGGGGTGGGGGTGGTTTTGCAAAGCTACCTGTTCCGCACGGAAAAGGATTTCTGGGAGCTCTTGCCCTACCGGCCCAACCTGCGTCTGGTGAAGGGGGCCTACCGGGAGCCCAAGGAGGTGGCCTTCCAGGATAAGCGCCTTATAGACGCCGAGTTCTTGCACCTGGGGAAGCTTTCCCTGAAGGAGGGGCTTTACGTGGCCTTTGCCACCCACGATCCCCGGCTCATCGCCGAGGTGAAGCGCTACACGGAGGCCATGGGCATCCCCAAGGACCGCTTTGAGTTCCAGCTCCTCTTTGGGGTGCGCCCCGAGGAGCAAAGGCGCCTGGCCCAGGAGG from Thermus neutrinimicus includes:
- a CDS encoding proline dehydrogenase — its product is MNLDLFYRQAVLSVAGNPAVEALIKTRARSLVRRYVAGETLEEALLAAERLEAQGVHAILDLLGEMVRSEEEARAFQKGILELIRAVAGRPWPKYVSLKLTQLGLDLSEALALELLRGILEEAEPKGVFIRIDMEDSPRVEATLRLYKALREEGFSGVGVVLQSYLFRTEKDFWELLPYRPNLRLVKGAYREPKEVAFQDKRLIDAEFLHLGKLSLKEGLYVAFATHDPRLIAEVKRYTEAMGIPKDRFEFQLLFGVRPEEQRRLAQEGYTVRAYVPYGTHWYPYLSRRIAERPENLFLVLRSLLGG